The stretch of DNA GGACTCGAAAGGATTGTTTGCTTTAGATCATAGAACAGGTGACTATCATCCTTTGTACAGAATGAAATAGCAAGACCAGCTTTTCCTGCACGACCAGTTCTACCAATACGATGTGTATAATCTACAAACAGGTAAAAAATTgttagtaatttaaaaaattttttttttgtaataatatgTACAGAATATTTACCTTCTATAGTCTTAGCCATATCATAATTAATAACCATAGATACGTCTTTAATATCGATACCACGACCTGCGACATCGGTAGCTACTAATATATCTTTGCTTCCACTCTTAAGAGATGCAAGCGCATATTCTCTCTGTTCTTGCCCTTTACCACCATGAAGGGTACAAGCATTAtactgaaaaataataaagatagtgaaaaaataatgtaatatttgaTAGTAAGATGTTATAGGAAATAATTGAAGAACAAACGTACGCCTAGTTTTTCTAAACCTCTTGCAAGAACATCAGCGCCCTTCTTTTGATTAACGAATATAATAACTGGTGGTTCAACACCTCTGCTAAGTATTTCCATAAGTTTCTTGCGTTTATCAGCTTCTCCCATTATATGAACAATTTGTTCTGTTCTTTCTGTTGGTTTGCCCACGCTACCAATATATACAACCGCGGGCCGCCTTAGGTAAGTTCTGGCTAGTCTTTCTACCGCAGGAGGCATAGTTGCTGTAAACATTACAGTCTGAAAACAAAAGTAATAATAGTTATTTTGAGGCATTAAAAACCGTGGAATAAACTATTATTTCTTACCTGTCTGTATTTCTTCTTCGTATTATAATTGGCTAATagtttttcttcattttcggCATCTTCATTGTCCGGTTTTAGATTTGTAACTGGCATatattccaaaattttttGAACATCTGGAAATTCATATAAAAATCAGTATCTGGATATAAAGAAACACGTATTGAGAAACTTACCTGGTTCAAAACCCATATCTATCATTCTATCAGCTTCATCCAATAcaatatatgtacactgatttAAAACCAAGTATCGATTTTCTAATACATCTATCAAACGTCCTGGTGTGGCTATTACAATCTGTAATAGTAAAAAGTTATTTGAAATATCAAAAACAAATAATGGGTAGTgcactgttttttttttgtattgtATTAAGATAATACCTCACAACCCATTCTTAATCTAAATCCTTGTTCTTCTCTAGAAAGCCCACCAACAACGACGACTGTTCTAATACCTAGTGGTTGCCCAAATTTATTTGTCTCTTCTTCAATTTGCTGAGCCAACTCACTAGAATTatagttttttaaaaataaatttcaatattttaaataataaatacaagtaattaaataacttTACGAATGATAAATTTACCGGGTTGGTGCTAAGATTATACTGTAAGGACCCTGATCTGCTTCTTCTAATCTTTCGATCTTTGGTAAACTGGTAATCCATAATAATAGAGGAATTAAGAATGCCAGGGTTTTTCCAGATCCGGTTTCAGCAACGCCAATAATATCGCGATTTTGCAATCCGATAGGAATAGCTTGTCTTTGAATAGGCGTTAAGTCTTTGTACCCCACTTTATCAATAATGTCAAGAATTTCTTTTGGAAATCCTGATTCTTTCCAGGACCTAATAGGATCAGGAATACGTCCTCCTTTTATTGTGATATTATAATCCTCTCTAAATATACGCCAATCTCTTTCTGTCATCTCGTGTAAGGCTTTCTCTGACCAATGTCTATCATCCCACTTCTGCTTCTCTTCTTTACgttttacctttttcaatCTCAttctacaaaaatataaaaaaatatagacattaataatatttatattaacaaaaacaaaaGGTAACATACTTCTCTTGTTCTTTTTCTGCTTCTGTTCTTCTTTTCTCTAGAAGCTCTCCATAAAATTTGCTTTGATCTCGTTTCTGTGCTTTGATATCTATACCAGCAAGATTTCCTCTACCAAAGAATTGAACCTGATGCCTTTCTTTATAAATACTGTTATAGTCAACAGATGTATCCTCTGAAGTATCCCAATCAAACAcaaattttctatcatttagTCTTCTAACACGACGTTTTTTCTTTATCAATCCTAAATAACGCTCCTTAATAGCTTCTACTTCTTTCTCCTTATCTTTGTCcttaatttcttcttctctcgcGCGTTGGCCTTCTCTACGCCTATATcgtaaattattaaatgaatatatttacataatgtaaatttaattaatatacttGAACATTATATACCTATCCCTATCATCCCATTCTCTATCTTTTCCAGTATTTTCATTATGAAAGAAAGATTTTCGTGCTTCCTCTTGTTGCTTTCTCATAGCTTCAACTTCTTCTTGTCGCTTTTGCAATGCTAAAGCAGCACGTTCTTCTTTAGTTAAAAATTTTGGTTTAGCACGTGCTTCCTCCTCTGCTTTCTTTTTAGCTAACAATTCTTCCAAACTGAGTGGTTCCTTCTTTGGAAGAGATTTTGTCTTTTCCTCaccttcctcttcctcctttttTTGTTCATTCTTGTtgtcctttttattttcatcgtcTAAGACAAATATAGGACTTGGTTTACGTTTTTTATCATCTTTTGATTTATCTTTAGATTCTCGTCTTTCTCTTGATCTGTCCCGATCTTTTTCACGGGatctatctctttctcttgATCGTTCTCGTGATCTAGATCGTTTCCTATCCTTTTTTCGATCTTTTGATCGGCTTCTTGATCGCCTTCGATCTCGTCGTTCTCGTTCTCTTTCACGATCGCGATCACGTTCACGCGACCGACTTCGTCTTACAGTCTTTTTATCATGAGCCATGGAAAATTCTTAACTAATTTACTCAATTGTCTGTAACAAATAATGCAAAATTAATGCAAAACCTTGAAATCATTGAGGTTAGAGaactaaaatttaaatattaagtaaataataatgtaaaaatgacAAACTGTTGCACGGAGAATTGTTTCTTATGATACTTAATTACAATCACCTTTAGTAATGTTATATTAAACATTGTCAAATATAACGACAGAATACACAATACTATCACAATAGGtgaaattgtgaaataaaGTACGTTTTCGTgcgtttttaaaaattgatttattaacaaacatgtgaataatattaatgtttcTTGTAAAATGCATACTGATAACTTACTTTTTCCAAAACAAACGTAATCAACTTTACATATGATAACGACGCACCTATACAATCAATTGCATACAGTGCACTCTATTTCTGGTTGTCTTTTCAATGCAGGCGACGCATTTTTACAGTCTTGTGTGCAATTGgctttatattaataattttttacaattaaataacCGCGCAATTGTGATTTGCAATgcggaaaaataaaaagtatatacAAGGTTACTTAGGATctcaacaattattttattgtatcaAAATCCTGAAAATTTATCATAAACATGGAGTgcataagaaatataataagaacattaaatgttacatttatgagttattttctttttattagtaaagtttgttttttatattgCTTGCTgcaatgaaatgaaaaaaagaaacgtaaaaaaagaatagataTCCTAAATTAAAGTAGAAAGCTAAGGTAAAGTTGGCTTGGTTTCTACTTTACTTAAAGTAAATGGCTCGTAaactaattatacaaatttgtaTTCAAATACTTTTTGTTTCTACATGGAATTGTTTAAACATTTATGTTTCagtaaaatttatcaaatatttgcCGCCTAATTGTAGATCGAGTCCTTTGCATCCATTGGAGAATACTGTGTAAAATTTTGGACGAATAGGAATCGAAGCATCAGGAGAGCCAGGGGCAAGCTCAATAAAGGGCGCTAGTGTCCGTCAAGTGTCACAGCCGTTGCTCGTCTCTTCAGTATTGTAACTTAAATCGGTGATTTAATTAGGAATAACGTATTTTTTTCTAGAATTTGTGAAACTTTAAGCAATAATGACCGACAAGAAAGGTAACTATACATCGTAATCGCGTAATTCGACTAGCAATATGTGTTACACACGTTAAGAATATTTCGTGTTTTCGAGTCGGGAATACCACTTGTCACTCGTACGACGGAGTTTTTTTATGTTAGCGATATTATTCGATACTTGTGAAAAATGGTGCACATTTAAATTCGATCAAAGCTCGTATCTTTATTATACAAACGAACTCTCGTCTTAATACGATGAAGAAAACTTGAATTTCTGCCCAGTGACAGATAAATCAATACCGCATTGTGTGTGGGAAATACAAAATGGCTTCCAGAGTTCGTCTTGAATAATTTTCGCGATGACTCTTTATTAAGAGTCTTATGTTGTTTAAAACATCATATTTTTGTACAATAATATCAGTATTGTTAATTTTGTGTCATATGTAACTTCACTTGTCTATTTTTCATTGGAACAACTGATGTAGCATACTTAAGAACACattacatatatctatatacatatatatgtatatcaatTGTGATATGCTGTACGCGTTTGAAACAATTTATTGAACGCTAGAGCAAATGATACTGTTTCATTATATATTCTTACTTTTTTTACTACAAAACAGGAAAAATATtaactgaaatatttttataagatattttatataacatttaacaatattaataatgttaatGATAAAGAAAgtatagaaattttttttcaatgataCTTGAATTGAACACAAGAAGTACTACTCTTTTTATATGCagaaacaattaaataaataaaatactttatgTCATACATTGCTATAGTATgattaatttgtaataaaatattttgctctttgtaataaatgtaatcaagtaattttaattggTATTATGCTAAAAAATGATGCAGGATTTGATTGTGAAATATTCCTGGAAGCCATTTATATTTTGGTTTTATTTCATGATGGtgcatacatatgtataaaaatgaCTAGAAATTGTGTTTATTTATGACCTTAAAGTacttgtaataaaatataattgttatttttataatttacagtacttaaataatataattttgataACTTAAAGTTTATTATACACAAAATAAGTTCTTtgcaaaaaaaggaaataagaaTTGATATCACATCTATTTGATAGAAATGAGTTTTGAATTGTTTTCATTAAGATTTCTAATCTTTGCGTATCAAAATCAATTGATACTATATATCAAAGACCAGTTCTTAATAATTGGTACATGTTAAAGCTTTCATAAAGAAGTTGGTTAATAACTCGTACGAGTGAGGTATGTAGTTTAATATTATCACtgattttcttaaattttatacGTCCATATGGAAGTACTTGACATACAGCTTGGACCACTACACGATTTCATAGTAATCTACTGTCATACTTAATTAACAGCTCGGACACTTATGTGATTATTCCTAATTCAGTCCGCTCTGTTCCTAAGGCAGACATATGATTACAGAGCATAGCGTTTAAGGGATGTGTAAAAGTTTAGTCTGTAAGTAAATCAGTATACACTGTTAGTGATACAACGTGAGTTAATACGAGAATCGAGGATAATACTGGTGCAAATCTGCGAGCGTATTACCGTGACGGTATAGCCGCTAAAAAACTGAAGGATAGCGCCTACAGTTGTGGCTGTCAATATGTTTGCAGCGGACCATTACAAAGACGATTTGATCCCAGTCAGTAGGTGGAGCTTCGGAGACCGGCGTTCGCGCAGCCTAAGCCACGTATCTAACCTCACCTTACTCTATATATTACCTAACTCACTACGTGTTTATATACCAACATATATTACGTatacacacacatatatatatatatattccaccaaatatatatatgaagaTATAGACGCACCGTGCGCCTCCCGATTCAAAAagtgaaggaaaaaaaaatgaaattcgtgAACATCGAATTGCCTTTGTTTCCCACCTTCCGGTCGTTCAAGTGATCAAATTTTGACCAGCCTCGTCCGGTGTCGTTAAACGCCCTATCGGCAGATTCAAACCCCACAAGAAATCGTGGATTTACCTACTGGTTTGTAAAAgcaaaataaagaatgaataTCGCGAAAAAGTATTGGGAAATGCCACGTTAACTAAATTGATTCGATAGACTAATGCTAGTTTCCTCGTTTTTCCAGGCCTGCGTTGGTTATGTTACTCAGAGTCGGcaagtattaaaaaaaaaagcatcGGAAGAAATCCGAGAAATACGAGTTAAAAAGTGGTTGCTCGTTGAAAATCTGCCGGTCAAAAACGGAAGTATGATACACGAGCATGCTCCTCGTGTATACGATTGAAGAAATGACACATAACTTTCAACCGCCGCGTACAATTAAATGGCGGGCTTCTCGAACGAAGCCGTCGCCTCGCGACATTCTAAAAAATCGCTTAAATAGAGATCGCTTAGGATCATCAATGGTATTTGTAAgttctttgaaaaatgaatttatcgATCGACACTTATACTTTTTGAATTGGAGACGTCGGCTGCTATATATCCAAATCAATATGAACGTAAGATATTGATATGGGTGTACAAATTACTTTGTACTGAAACCGTGGTATTGGCTGATTGCTTATTTTCTTCTcattttttctactttttttttctattttttttttaaatatttttttctgttttaacACTCGCCGTCTATCTTGTGACAAATTTTCAAGAGCGAAAAATTAGCATTTGAGGAGAGTGAAACATTAatgattcttttcttcttttttttctacgaataaattaatttctcttaGAAAAATGATATGTTACAAGATGGTACGGCAAGTTAGCGGGGTGGACACGAATGCTGTATTTAAGCTCAGCGTATTTATAATACTTCTACTCAATAGAAACTTGGTAGCTCACTTTTAACAATAGTGCATGTTGCTTCGACTTGGGCTACAAGTTTCttaatgtaaaaaaattaattccagAAAAATAAGAATGGTAATTGATCTATTTTTGATGTACTTTACGCGAGTTACATGATCGAAtgtctattttctttttttgagaTCATGATACAAAGTAAATCAGGATTAAACCAGTTTTATTAACAGATGAAACTTGTGGTCGATTTTGCACGTACGTGTAGTTAATATATAAtgataaatatatttcttcCTTCAAAAAAACAGTAGCATATTGTTTATTTCCGTTTAATTGGAAAAGAAAACATAAAGTATAGCGTATATACGTATACATACGTACACTTACGTACAAGATACTCGTTGAGCAATTTTTTAACTCGTTCCAAagtcaatattaatattgtaattaaagtGTTGCAAatgataaaagaagaaaatgaacaTAGAACATGGTTCATCGATTCGGGAAACTAGAATGAAAAGCGATGAAACGtgttttacaaaatttcatctcTGATTTATTCAAACTGTCTGACGTAAGGAgagaaattttgaaagaaattacGTTCGTCCGCATATTTAATCGATTTTAATGTGCAagtatatacatgtatacgtAGCTTTAATCATTTTTCACGTATTTGTATTTTAGTTTGCATGCTTGGAATGTGTTTGCTAGAGAAACACAGGGACGTGCGAGTTTCTTTATCgtgattaataatttatcagTGTTATCTTTTTCATCGAGCAACGACCGAGAGAAGTCGGTTGAAAAATGACAGATTTAAgatctatttaaaaaagtagCTCGCACGTCATGTTTACAATAACTGCATGTTTATGATATGTTGTTATTATAGATTTTTCCATAATTCTATCTTTTTTACGTTTGTTCGACGCTCGTTGCCTTCTCAAATTGTCAAATCATTCGATCTTTCTCTCAACAAttgtattatttacatttcaaTTAATCATTACAGATTGACTTTGAATCTTGACGTTGAGAAGGAATCGAGCGAATTGTTTTAGTCGTTTTTTGATCGTCGTGCAGCTGAACAATCTCGTGTAAAGGTCTTAGACTTGATACAGAGACGTTCCTATATATTCCTGTCGTGAACGAACCATCGAATTCATTAACATCATGAAATTGAAAGATTTCAAGAATCGTTGGAAAAATTGGTTCGATTGAATCACTATTTGATACCTTCAAACGATacaaggaaaaagaagaaaatggtCATAGGAATCTCTCGAGCATTTTTGAACTGCATGTGCATGTTTGGCAGAGTATATCATGTATACTGTTAATAGTGAGCTTAAAATATGAGATACAAAGTATTCAATGATATTAATCGAGAGGTATCAAGAATACAAAAGTGTCTCTACTTTCTGAAACCCAGCGGCCTGGATATGTTCGAGGAACGACAATCATTAAACAGGGAAATGTGATTTTTGgtttaaaatactttaataTATGAATGGGAATCTAGTCAATTATggattaattttaatcatttgaattttttctaatAGAGTAGAATAAAATGATTGCTATTAAAGTAAATGAGAAACAGAAAAGCATCGCGAAGCGCCGACTTCTGCTTTAGaaagataatatttttcttttactggAGTTACACCTGTGAAATATTTCATGTTTTTAGAGTACTTGttgattaatttcatttataaagaAGGTCGATATTGAGTACAGCAGTGACTTATCTTTAATGGAAACATTTGGTGGTACTTCTTTAAGCATAAGGAAGCTTTTCATATTTTGGAAAATCAGATTGTCGATCACTCCCTTGGTCGCTGGGTTGCTCGAGGTACGAAGACTGTTCCACCGAAGCATTGTCGATGAAGAAATCGTCTAGCAATCCTAGATGGGCCGCAAaacaatgaaagaaagaaacaagaaCAGGGGCGTGATTAGCCCCAGTTTCTTgcgcgagaaaaaaaaaagatcatCAGCAAATTAGGTCGAACATGTCATTGGGAGCAAAATTAGGTTTCGAAGATAAGacaaaagagagaaagatgaGAGGAATGCGGTGCGTGTACGAGGAAAAggaagggagaaaaaaaaaaagaaatgagtcgaaggaaaaaaaaagagggaggCAGAGACAGAGAGTCGGGggaaaaacgaaagaaaattagGAGAAAGAAGTAATGAGAGAAAGAAGCAGAGAACTACATTGTTGAAAAACTTACCAGTAAACTCGTACTAgcatataaatattattgatCAATTGTTATTGGATTCGATGATTGTTTGCACCGTGGCACTGACACATGACTTATTATTCCATTGAATACTGATCCGATCAATGAGGATCCACGAGCCTCGACGTTCAACACCGTTTCCAGCAAACCGGAAACGGTATCATCCTACACTTCTGTACGAGATGATAAAGAGTAATATAACGTAATTCGAGAAGAGTGCTCGTTTCCACGCGTTGGACCAGTATTCAATTATCATGGACAATTTGGTGTGGGCTGACGTCTATGTTAGAGTAAACAGTCCATTCCACTGTCGCTGAGCTGAGCTATTTATCATACGCGAGGCTAAATGTATTTAACGTTAAATTCATTGAATTGGCTAGACAACTTACTGAactatatgtataataaaataaaaaagaaagaaagaaagaaagaatgaaacaCATAGCTTGCTTCATCCTTCCTTGCAGTTTGTTAGCGTGAATGCAATTTGCGTATATTAAATAGCAATGGCACAGGGCGCAATTTAGTCtctacttaaaaaaaaaaagaaaaaaaaaaggaaattggGCGTTCTTGCGATTGCTAGCGAAGGAATGAGCAATTTAATCATATTATACGACAAAGTTTGCTCGTGGCAAGTGTATTATTAAGCGAGCAGCGCccaattaataatatatatatattacgcAATTACAAAGAACTTTTAATCATGTTTGACCTTTATTTATGGATATTTGCAGAAATTTGTGGTTTGCTGAATCTTGTCACAACTTTTTTTGAATGTGTGGAACttgttatatgtatacatatatacacgTATGTATACACATATATTGTACCATGAACGTGTAtacgtacatatgtatatgtatacttctctttttttttcatcgtaCCACTGTACTCATTGTATAAATTACACATTCACCGCCCGATACGATCGAATAATTTCTCTTCGGTTAATCGAAACGAAAAATCGTAATTGAATTGGAACATTAAGTCTTACTTAatcgaattttaattaactgggcttgttttctttttttttaacatcaCTTTTATATGGAACAAACTGTTTACCCTTCTTAACCCATGGCTTTATTTTTTAGCTCTGTTTTTTTCTATTTGtcatttccttctttttttatatatattttttttttcgttcttttatttttcgatGTAGTCGAACCTGATTGTTTCACGACTGTATTTAAAGAtcgtttgcaatttttaattgtaatctTTGTATATTTGAGATCAAAGTTCTTTCTACAATGCATAGAGTGGTCAGTTGATGAATCTTTTAAGGTTCGACTAATTTAGACGAATGTATTTGGCTTTTACCTTTGATTGCGTAACGCTATTTGCTTT from Osmia bicornis bicornis chromosome 10, iOsmBic2.1, whole genome shotgun sequence encodes:
- the LOC114877256 gene encoding probable ATP-dependent RNA helicase DDX23 codes for the protein MAHDKKTVRRSRSRERDRDRERERERRDRRRSRSRSKDRKKDRKRSRSRERSRERDRSREKDRDRSRERRESKDKSKDDKKRKPSPIFVLDDENKKDNKNEQKKEEEEGEEKTKSLPKKEPLSLEELLAKKKAEEEARAKPKFLTKEERAALALQKRQEEVEAMRKQQEEARKSFFHNENTGKDREWDDRDRRREGQRAREEEIKDKDKEKEVEAIKERYLGLIKKKRRVRRLNDRKFVFDWDTSEDTSVDYNSIYKERHQVQFFGRGNLAGIDIKAQKRDQSKFYGELLEKRRTEAEKEQEKMRLKKVKRKEEKQKWDDRHWSEKALHEMTERDWRIFREDYNITIKGGRIPDPIRSWKESGFPKEILDIIDKVGYKDLTPIQRQAIPIGLQNRDIIGVAETGSGKTLAFLIPLLLWITSLPKIERLEEADQGPYSIILAPTRELAQQIEEETNKFGQPLGIRTVVVVGGLSREEQGFRLRMGCEIVIATPGRLIDVLENRYLVLNQCTYIVLDEADRMIDMGFEPDVQKILEYMPVTNLKPDNEDAENEEKLLANYNTKKKYRQTVMFTATMPPAVERLARTYLRRPAVVYIGSVGKPTERTEQIVHIMGEADKRKKLMEILSRGVEPPVIIFVNQKKGADVLARGLEKLGYNACTLHGGKGQEQREYALASLKSGSKDILVATDVAGRGIDIKDVSMVINYDMAKTIEDYTHRIGRTGRAGKAGLAISFCTKDDSHLFYDLKQTILSSPISTCPPELLNHPDAQHKPGTVVTKKRREEKIFA